From one Halothece sp. PCC 7418 genomic stretch:
- a CDS encoding Uma2 family endonuclease — protein MTPLTQKVDTPEEYLAFEAKAEVRHEFINGEIIPMAGGTTKHNLITGNLYIGLRLALKDRNAPVYMENVKLWIPSVNVFTYPDVMVLAGDPVYYGDSQTTVMNPVVIIEVLSDSTRNYDQGEKFSFYRSLESLQEYMLVDQDKSVVMVYRRGIAKDWNLQILEDSTDVVQLNSVGVEVALSVIYEGSENY, from the coding sequence ATGACACCGTTAACGCAAAAGGTTGACACCCCAGAGGAATATTTGGCGTTTGAAGCAAAAGCAGAGGTGCGCCATGAGTTTATTAATGGGGAAATTATACCAATGGCAGGGGGAACAACCAAGCATAATTTGATTACAGGGAATCTGTATATTGGTTTGCGTCTGGCGCTAAAGGATAGAAATGCTCCTGTTTATATGGAAAATGTTAAGTTGTGGATTCCATCGGTTAATGTCTTTACCTATCCTGATGTGATGGTTTTGGCGGGTGATCCTGTTTATTATGGGGACAGTCAAACCACAGTAATGAATCCAGTGGTCATTATTGAGGTATTATCAGACTCAACTAGGAATTATGACCAAGGCGAAAAGTTCAGCTTTTATCGGAGTTTAGAAAGTCTGCAAGAATATATGTTGGTGGATCAGGATAAATCAGTGGTGATGGTCTATCGACGGGGAATCGCTAAGGATTGGAATTTGCAGATTTTAGAGGACTCAACCGATGTTGTGCAGTTAAACTCGGTTGGGGTGGAGGTAGCTTTATCAGTGATTTATGAAGGCTCAGAAAATTATTAA
- a CDS encoding helix-turn-helix domain-containing protein translates to MKSSQYEETQITSIIPLDLSPEESDRAEVIQTLLEPCDRAVYGQKLRAGAEKLGISVRSLQRLFKRYQEEGLSALRVGERKDRGTHRVGDFWEEFISVRREDPRYTRG, encoded by the coding sequence GTGAAAAGTAGTCAGTATGAAGAAACTCAAATAACGAGCATCATTCCCTTAGACTTGTCTCCAGAAGAATCTGATCGCGCGGAAGTAATTCAAACTTTGCTAGAACCCTGTGATCGCGCTGTCTATGGACAAAAACTCCGAGCAGGAGCAGAAAAACTGGGTATTTCCGTTCGTTCTCTGCAAAGACTCTTTAAGCGTTATCAAGAAGAAGGATTATCCGCTTTAAGGGTTGGGGAACGAAAAGATCGCGGAACCCATCGAGTTGGTGACTTTTGGGAAGAGTTTATCTCAGTGCGACGAGAAGACCCCCGTTATACCAGAGGTTAA
- a CDS encoding helix-turn-helix domain-containing protein — MMSSVTDSNSSSIKQRFGKAVRRRRRELDLSQEYLAELAGLHRTYISNLERGMINPTLENMERLAQGLEISLTRLFVEYGVEGEDK; from the coding sequence ATGATGAGTTCCGTGACTGACAGTAATTCTTCTTCGATTAAACAACGGTTTGGGAAAGCGGTCCGGCGACGACGACGGGAGCTAGATTTGTCTCAAGAGTATCTGGCGGAGTTGGCGGGACTGCATCGCACTTATATTTCTAATTTGGAGCGGGGTATGATTAATCCCACTTTGGAAAATATGGAGCGTTTGGCACAAGGACTGGAGATTAGTTTGACGCGTTTGTTTGTTGAGTATGGGGTGGAAGGGGAAGACAAATAA